TGGAATGTTTTCTGGATTAGTTATCAATTATTGACTTtgaaaatgatttatttgATGCGTCAGTAGATGTTATCGATAGAATATATGATAATACCGCacgtataaaaaaaaatgctgAATTACGAAGATATTTAAAGGctcaaacaaaaaaagaatatttcaTATCATAAATAACAGAcctaaatatataaattaatgttcaataaaattattagaaaaagaatttaatgatgataaaaaagtaaaataatatgcgataaaaatataaattatattcgATCGATTCTGGGTagaaattgttttttatatgtttttaaagaagCGTCTGAAAATTTACATGATGATTTAGTAGAATgtagaagataaaaatgataataaaagttttagtATGTACGTAATTATCTAGACAAgagatatttatattgcTCATTACatctaataattataaaggGTTggttataattttttatatataacgTTGACgattataaataagatcTAATTTGCTTACAACGTGTTCATGATTTAACGTCGACATggcaatttttattatgttttgACTGTATATCAAAGTACAAGTGATGATAAAAAGTTATCATATATAGTGCGTTAAAAGGGACCAACGCCGTATACGTGTATGACAATCTTAAAACTTAGAAATAATTCCTAGATATAAGATATAGACCTAGTGAGAAATTTATTCACGGACAAACTAAGAAATGGAAGTGATTATCGACATAATAGAGATGAAGTTAGTACATAAAAGAATCAGACTTTTTCAAATCTCAACATATAAACTGTAGCATAGCTTTGACctaagaaaattatattgtataagcttttctaaaaaataagtttttttctataataacacccaataaacaataacaaatgatttaaatgtataaaaattttaatggTGTTTAATTCTTGGCGGTGatacataatttttgtGCTTAACTTtgctaaaaataattcatttCAGAAAATAACTAGAGATTAAAgttatttttcttatcaTTTCTGTAATtacataataatttaaaagtttataaatttggaCAATGTTTAACGGGGATTGAGGAGCTTAAAGATTAGTGGTTCATTGAATGAATTTGTAAATGAATACCCGCGGCCTTTGGCCCACATCGTttgtaatatataaattttatgtgTTGGACTTTTCCGAATGATGCAATTCgttcaaataatttaaagcGCTTACTTAGCCTTTTAATGCAGTATAACCACATTTGAATATAATATTGACCTAATCTTGCTTTAATGCTACtatatatatgtaaaaatgtACTAAACTATATATGGTCATATAAAACCTTCGCCGTTTGgcattaaaatatatttcgaGCTAACTTTAGCCAGGCTGTTGCAGAATACCATAAGCACTATTTTGCAGATTCTGTAACAGTCTGGCTAAAAGCGCGCGAGACAGTTAGTCGCCGCAACCTATAATGCTGGGTCGTTGATTATATGTGCAAAATATACAGATGAAAGACATATCCTTCTATTTTTTGCAATgatgtaaatttttgacTAATTAATTCGattatatgaaatataCTCAAGGTTTAGTCAGAATGTAGCATATACgtaaatgtaaaatattatcaagCCAGTTTGTTAAAAGCGACTATTCTTACACTCTGCAAGTTTTATgagttattttttctataaaataatcaaataaatttattaatgaagTTAATTTAGAAGTCGTGCAAAACctttttagatttataacTTTTACTTATAGTAAAGATTATGCAGTTCGAATGCTTTTGAAAACGTTTAAAATTAGTAGAGCATGTTATAAACATACCAATTTCCAAATTCTTTATGTTATTAAGATTTTAATTGTCAAGTTCAGAATTATTGTGTTGGCATTGGTCGCGATCTCTTGTCATTAGGGAAGATATCGATTTATTATAAtcatttatgtttttttatgtgtTTTTTTTCGATTTAAAAAGCACCAACCATAGGAAACTTTTTAGTTTGAATTTACTTTAAAATGTCAAATGAAAGCCtctacattttttttctttgtatgttgaatatagaaaatctTACATATTGACAATGAAGATTAAAGTATGATCCTTATCCAAATGATGCTATAGGTTTATACCCATTACAACCTTCTTTATGTAACTTACCATTCAGCAAGCCACGCCATCTCCAATGGTACTTTGGCTTCAGAgcaaatattattaacCATACTATAAATTGCATCTAGAGCAATTAACGGCGGATTTACTTTACGGAAATGATTTTCTATACTCCGAGGaggaaaatcaaaatactTACACAGAAGGTCGCTACAATCATCTGAATTTTACACATTGCTCCTCACGCCGTCTTGTCATTAAACCTGCATTTTATTGCCTATCTTAACCATTTGTCTAAATACACTGTCAAGCACGTTGAAAGTATAAAATCTATGATCCATAGGATCTTTCGATTTTACTTCAAATAACTATAAAAAGGCCTCTAATATAGCTTAGAACAAAGCCTACATAGTCCTTATATGAGATCCTATCTATTTAGATATATggtctattttttaaaatcatatgatctttttaaattatgttaattataaattacttGGTGCCTGCAAGTTGATGGATAAAAACATTGAGAATAGTGATTTAATTTCCTATTTCTGTCGTAATATTTggataataaattttttaaagccTTCAGGTTCTTGACACCATGTCTCCAAATTATTCTACGAGAATTTCAATAGAATGTATTTCAAGTtcgttattttttctttgtatTACATTCTGATTCTTTGAATATGACTtcacaataaatttactaaTTATAGATTTCATATTGTAAATCGAAAAGTAACTACGTCGACGAATGAAAAAAAGTCTATCCAAAATTGTTCagtctattttttttatatgtttacCATTAAATGCCTAAAAAtgcaatttttataaattgtgatatatttgtataatttctatCCCCCATTATGATAATTAAAGACATGGGGGCGATACCGAATCGTCAGTTTACAAGTGTGGACTGTGGTCTAGAGGCCAAAAAgttattaaaagaagttAGAAGAATAATGTATAGGTTGGAGATGGAGGAAATAGAAATCAGTTTGTGGAAGCAGAGAATATTTATGGAAGGAagtgaagaaataaaaaatttcatggTAGAAAGAATTAGTAAAGAGGacgaatattataaaataattgagAAATTAGAGGAGGAAATATGTAGAGAAGAAAGaactaaaaaagaagaagaaaataggAGAGAACTTATGGAGGTCATAGCTGAGAATGTTAGAGAAACTGTGAGAAAAGAAATTCAAGAGAAAGATTTAGTTTTAAGGAATACAGtacaagaaataagaaataataggaattgttttaattgtGGTAAATTTGGCCATATGGCTAGAAACTGCTATGTAGGAAGGAACAATAATCaggaaaataataaaaagtttaataaGTACTTAAATTTAGACGAAAACCAAAGTTGTAGTAGCAGTaatgataataaagaatataaaccAAGTGGAAAGGCAAAACGAGTTAAGTTAAAGGAATGTAATAATAGTGATAGAAGACataaagaaagaatatATGCGAGCAATAAAGAGACGAAAAGAAGATTACTGAAGAGGGCATTTACGTTGGAAGATCTCAAAGCGGAATATGaagaagtttttaaacaagGAGATGAGGTTATAAGTTATTGTACATTAGAGAAGTGTAAGATAGATACTCCTGAGGGTAAGAAGATAGTCAGAAAGGGACAGACGATCCCACAGGCTTTGATCAAACAGACTGAGGAATATATTAatgatttagaaaatagaaaaattataggAAGATCGTCTTCGGAATGGCGAACCCAATAAGAGCGATGCTTAAACCAAGTGGTGAAGTAAGAGTAGttagtaattttatagGGTTGAATGATTTAGTCGAGAAAGACTCGTATGAGCTAACAAATATCaggaaaataataagagcTACCCAAAAGTCGATAATATTTACTGTGGCTGATTGCAAAGAAGCATTTTGCCATTTTGAAATCgaagaaaaagataaacataatatggcgtttgaatttaataaaaaagtttacgAATGGAATAGTATGGTGATGGGATACAAAAATTCACCACAGATACTACAGCGAAAGATGAAAACGATTTTTGAGGATTGCACAGAAAAAGGCGTTGAGGTATACATGGACGATATAGTTATACATGCCAACAAATTACGTATACACGATGAACTAGTAATAGAGGTTTTAGAAAGAATTcagagaaataaaatatcaaaatacGGGTTAGACAAGCGGAAGTAAAACTATTAGGTGTGACGCCGAATGGAACAGACATGAAGGCCGacgaaataaagaaaaatggaGCCTTGGAGTATCCAGATCCATAAACTTTGACGGAATTGAGGAGATTTCTAGGATTGACTGGGTGGTTCAGACcattataaaagattatgACGGGTTGACGTTGAAAATGACAGATAGTTTGAAGAAAAATGGCAATTCATGGAAATTAACGGAAGAGATGAAAAAGGAATTTACTGGAATACAAAAATGTGTTAAGAAATATGGGAAGACTAAGATTGTCGGACTATAATAAGGAGTTCATACTAAGAACAGACGCTAGCAATTTGAGATTGGATGCGGTGTTACTTCAGAAGAATGAGAATGGAGAATGGTTGCTATACAATGGGTATCTAAAAAGCTAAGACCGACCGAAGTAAGCTATGGTATATCAGAAAAAGAAATGCTTGCAATATATTGGGgcattgataaatttaaatacgAGTTAAGAGGTAGGAAATTCAAGATAGAAACGGATCACAAAGCACTGGTGGagataagaaataaaccgttttttaataataacagAATAAATCGCTTAATCGAGAAGATACAGgaatatgattttatcgttgaatataaaaaacctgATGAGATGGTGATAGCAGATGCGTTGagtcaaataaatatggaagaggatattaaagaaattgaaaataaagagcGAACAGAAGGCAAATGGAAAGCACATGTTTCTATCGAGAATGGAAAGCAATATTGGCAATTTGACTCAGGACGTAAAGTTGAAATACCACCTGAGAATATAAGGAGACAATTAATCCAAGAATATCATGAAAAAGTAGGCCACAGATGCATGACAAGTGTTTATTATGCAATGAGAGAAGAATACTATTGGCCAGGagtaaagaaagaaataaacgAGGTTATAAAACAGTGTCAGAAATGTCAGATATATAACAGGAAAAATATGGGTGGTTGTGAATTTGTAGATACGTCGAGATACTTAGAAAAGGTTGCATTAGATTTGATGGACTTTAGAAATGAGAAGAAATATGTTTTAGTTGCTATCGATTATTTTACACGTAGAGTATGGGGAGTAGTTATAAATAACAAGTCAAGTAATAATGTTGTTGGATTTTTGAAAAGATTATGTGAGCAAGGGAAGAAACcagaagaaattattacagATAACGGGAAAGAGTTTATTAACGTggaatttagaaaattttgtagAGATCTCGATATAATACGCCGACAAGTAAGTATAGAAGCGCATAGAAGTAACGGAAGAGTAGAGCGTGTTATAGGAACTTTGAGAGAAAGTATTTTAAAGTCGGATGCGAAAACTTTTAAAGGTAAAGTGTATAAAAGTATCGATATATATAATCAGAGCTATCATACGGGAATAAAATGTACACCATTAGAAGCGACTGAAGATAAAACTGGAGACGTAATGCTTGAAAATAGCCCTATAGGGAAATATTGTAATAGGTTTGGAAAGGGAAAGATCGAAAAATTTAGTAAATGTCAATTGGTAAGAATAGCTAAACGAGAAAATTTGGCAGGCGTTAATAAGTATGAAAAAGGAAGATTTTTGGATACAGGAAAAATTGTTGAAAAGTGTGGAAAGGATtcttatattgtaaaactTAGTAATGGTAGGCTTGTGAAGAAGAGACATTATGATCTGAAGGGTATGCTTGGGGTAGATGTGAAAATTAGATGAGACTAACCGTCTTGAGGGGGGGATgtgatatatttgtataatttctatcccccattatgataaataaggacataaattgtatttctaaattaataattttttcgttttttttaccccaCATTATAAATTGAATTATGTATGTTCAAGCTCATTTGATTTTACTTaactatataaatttgatttttcaaGCGAGTATGGCGTAGCGGTAGCGTATCAGTCTCATAATCTGGTGGTGCGGGTTCGACTCCCGCTACTcgcaatattttttctaaaatttttcatagaAGAGCACTTTGATAAAATCTAGTAcatttttacattattctttttacatttttttttacattattCTAGTCAAATTGAatagttttaaatttttctgcCCATATTATGGAACATTCAAATATCTTCACTAAATCAGTATACTCAGATCCCTTTTTCCATATCCAAATTGACAACTTTCTCTCTCCCGaaaatttatctatttTACAATCTTTTTACAATTCTTCCAAGTTTAATTTGCAATACAcagatttatttaaattccTCCAAACAGACGAATTAGCTGACAATTCTTCTCTTGactttttcaaaaatgaattatcacaaattttcaaagaatttattaattatgaTTTCTctgatttatattatacGATTTTCGCTTCTTATTACAGAAAAGGCGATTTTTTATCATGTCACGATGATATGGTCGATGACAGACTTTACGCTTTTACATTTTATCTCGATGATTTTGACTCGGGAGATTTGGTCTTATTTGATAATAATTGTGAGaatgaatataaaagaataggaattaaaaagaatagACTTGTTATTTTTGAAGTGTCTTCTTTATCATTTCACGAAGTAGAAATGTGTAAGGAATCTGGTAGGAAAGCCATCACTGGATGgattaataaatacaataataGATTTAATGTAAAAAGTGAGCCTGTTTTTTATTCCTTGCCTGATGTCGAGTTAGTTCCCTTTGATTTAagttatattgaaaatgacGTCATCGAGTACGAAGGCCTGGAATACAATTTCGAGTCTGTTGATACTAAGTTAGTCggtaaatttatacaaagaCGTGTTTCTAAGTTGTTTTTAGACACATACGTGGCTTTAGATATACCAGGGTGTACTCTGGTTTATATTGATGCTTTTTTAGTAGATATAAATTCGTATATTCTCCTGAATGATTTTACTAATCAGATAGAAGGAAGTTTACTTGATGTTTTCATAATTGAGAATCATGGACTAGACATGACAGGGAATATTAAGTTTGTAAATGAAGAAGGTGTTCTTGTTTATACActtgatattaaaaagaatgTTATGTATGTAATAAGACGAGGAAAGATgagatattttatagaGAGAGGATATTCAGTGAATTATAAAGTAGTACACATGATTTACAGACAATAAACCacataatataataaattatttaatatacaaatatattttgaatataatattttgaataaattatttaatattttaagtagctaaattaaaaattaaattaactttattttaatataggCTCAAGTTTGATTTTCTCAGTGATGTTTTGGTACATACCCGTCTACTGACATATTCCTTGTAAATTTAGGCAgttctataattttatctttaaatttttcgtCTACTTTGATTTGACACCCTAGCCTGCTTGTGCTAGTCAGGCCATATGCCTGGTCTAGTAGATCGTATTCCTTGTCTGACGGAGTAGagagttttttatataaatccTTGTCTAAGATGACATGACAAGTAGAACAAGCACAGGATCCTTCACATGCACCTTCTAGgtctattttattatcatgTGCTACTTCTAAGATTGTCTTGCCTTTTAGAGCCTCTACAGGGAAAATTTGAGacaaagatttaaaaaagaacttTACAGGattattcataaaaaaaatcaagggcaaaaagaagattaaatattaaatatgtaataaatataatatatttgcaactaaatataatacatttgcaactaaatattaaatatttatttattaatccACCCTTATTTTCCCATGAATGAAGAATCtgtaaaattagaaatgtTAAATGCTGTCTTACAAGATAATAGAAATAATCAGAACAAGTTACCAGCCACCAATAAACTTGACAAACttgatttatttataaaacatctTCTTAATAAAGATAGTCAAGAGAGACTTCTAAATGATAATATTCTAGAAGTGGTCAGGAAGTGGCTCGAGCCACTTCCTGACTTCTCCTTGcctaatattaaaatcaagAAGGGTATATTAGAAGCCTTAAGGAATATTTacataaataaagatttagTCCTTGACAGTAAAATTGGGGtgattttacatttttacaTGATCAACcctaaagaaaataaagagaTCAGAAATATGGCCAAAGAAATTGTGTATAATTGgttaaacaaaataatgaaagaagatgaatattaaaatataatatttaaataaaataaagatgtaagttaagaataaaataaatatttacatttattaaacatttattagaattttatttctcaTTTCTTCTACATTGATCATTAGGAATTTTGATACATTGTTCACTTTATAAACTCCCAAGACTGTCTTACTAATCTCAAACATATCATTCCTCAAACTTATAACCACAAACTGACTAGACTTAGACATCTCTTTAATATACTGGGAAATTATAGAAACATTCCTGAAATCTAAAGCAGCGTCAATCTCATCCATCACATAAAAAGGAGAAGGCTTGAACTTGTGAAGAGCGAAAATCAAACTCAAACTGCTTAGGGTCTTCTCGCCCCCACTCAAATTACTCACACTTTTCCAACATTTCTTAGGAGGCATGACTGCCAATCTTATCCCATCAGAAAAAGGGTCTAAATAATCAATCAACTCTAACTCAGCATTCCCGCCATAAGTCaatttcttataaatttcttttaagaagaaatttatcttatttAAACCAGACATAAATTCATCAAATCTAGTCTTCTTAATTTCATCTACTTGTTTCTTTTTAGTCTCATACTTCGACATCTGAAGATTAAACTCTGAGGCGACTTTGTCGTACGAAGACTTCGTCTTCTTAAACTCATCGAAGATGAGGAAATCaacttctttattatttctttcttcatttaatctttttaatttcttttttatttttcgtaaaaaatcttcaatGTCTTCCATCTTTAAAGAATCAAATCTGCAATGATCATCTGAATTTTCAATCTTATTTGTTTCATTggatttattttcaatcttatttgtttcatttgtcatattattttcaatcttatttatttcatttgtcatattattttcaatcttatttatttcattggattttgtttcttcattggatttattaatttcattaGATTTTGTTTCTTCATTAGCATCAATTTCAACTTTATCTTCGAAATtgacatatttttcatctttATGTAAATATTTCGTATGATGacatatttcttcttttattattcttaaTTGTTCTTTCTCTTCATTCATCTCTTTCTTTATCTTATTCATTTCTTCTTCTATATCTTCATACTGATTCTTTAAATCTATTTCTATATGATACTCATCTCCCATTTGTATCTTCAACTTATTTAAATTCTCTTGAATATTCTTAAAATCTTCATTAATTTCTTGAAAACTCTTTTCTTCTACTAtcatcttattttttaactcactaatatctaaaattctaatttcattaaattcataaattttatcttctaactctttttctttattagaaattgaTTCTATTTCTtctgataaaaaaatcttaatttcttgatttctattttctaaaagttctattttttcattacaaatttgtaaatttccTTGTAAACTTGtatcataatttttattaattatctttttaaaattggaaatttcattttttatattttggaTTTCTTCATCataattaaattctttaaaattatctgataaatttttcaaattaaaaattagattttttaattcttcatttttatcttttaacttaatttttaaaatcttgatattttcataatcttcaattttctttaaatttgataatttcgtgttttttatatttaacattttttcTAAGGCTTTTTCTACatctttaaaattcttaattttttcatgataTTTTCCTCCTGTCATTATACCACTTTTTTCTATAAGTTTACCATCTAAAGTTACAACACGCTTTcttgatttattaaaagcaTAAGATTGTGctttatttaaatcttctGCTAAAAGTGTGTCTGTtaaactaaaataaaaacatttcttatattttttatcacaTTTGACTAAATCAAACATGTAAGGTAAATCAAATTTCTCTAATTTGGGGATTTCTTGGATTTTctctaaaattataaatgttgatctttgtaaattttctttttttataatttctatacATTTTTCGGCGGTCTGGGTCGTGTCTACCACAATATTATTCAATCTTGAACATGAAATTTTAAGGgctaaattatatttttcatctACTTCTCCTATGTCACTTAATCTTCCAATTACtccttttatatttttgaaattatttaaaagttctttttcttttttattattttcttctcttTGGTAAACTTCATTGTATCTCGTTTTTCTCTTTTGAATTTCTTGTTGAGTTTTTTGTATAtctttttctaattctcttaattcttcttttaatttatctttacttatatattctttatcataattattttcattaataaaattttgtaatgtGGTTTCAATATTCTTAATGTCGTCTTTCAAAatcttttcttcttctttatatttattaatttctaatttatattttaaatttttctgaTTTTCTTTAGATTTTGTTTGTATTAATTCTGTCAATTTGTcttcttgattttttaatttttcaaaatctttaaaatatttcttattaattttCTCATGTTCTTCATTCTgtttactttttaattcttctctattttttattaatattttcaattcattttcattatcttttaattccttattaaatatttcattttctttatttttcatttctaTTTTGGCTTTTATGctattaaaatcatttttcaaatttttaatttgtttctccaatttattttttaaatctttttgcataatattatttctttctttaattttatattctcttttaaaatttaaataaatttcttctttattttttaataatttctcgatttttttatgttcattttctaatgtttttaataattcattattttcaatatttaaatcttttaatttttctatttgattttttacttctttttctttttcttcttgtttatgcaaatttctttttaatttttctaaatttaaattttttaattcttttaaatattcatttgtttttaatttatgaattaaaatttcttcatt
The genomic region above belongs to Vairimorpha necatrix chromosome 3, complete sequence and contains:
- a CDS encoding 2-oxoglutarate and iron-dependent oxygenase domain-containing protein 1 (OGFD1) is translated as MEHSNIFTKSVYSDPFFHIQIDNFLSPENLSILQSFYNSSKFNLQYTDLFKFLQTDELADNSSLDFFKNELSQIFKEFINYDFSDLYYTIFASYYRKGDFLSCHDDMVDDRLYAFTFYLDDFDSGDLVLFDNNCENEYKRIGIKKNRLVIFEVSSLSFHEVEMCKESGRKAITGWINKYNNRFNVKSEPVFYSLPDVELVPFDLSYIENDVIEYEGLEYNFESVDTKLVGKFIQRRVSKLFLDTYVALDIPGCTLVYIDAFLVDINSYILLNDFTNQIEGSLLDVFIIENHGLDMTGNIKFVNEEGVLVYTLDIKKNVMYVIRRGKMRYFIERGYSVNYKVVHMIYRQ
- a CDS encoding adrenodoxin-type ferredoxin, which codes for MNNPVKFFFKSLSQIFPVEALKGKTILEVAHDNKIDLEGACEGSCACSTCHVILDKDLYKKLSTPSDKEYDLLDQAYGLTSTSRLGCQIKVDEKFKDKIIELPKFTRNMSVDGYVPKHH
- a CDS encoding transcription factor IWS1, which translates into the protein MNEESVKLEMLNAVLQDNRNNQNKLPATNKLDKLDLFIKHLLNKDSQERLLNDNILEVVRKWLEPLPDFSLPNIKIKKGILEALRNIYINKDLVLDSKIGVILHFYMINPKENKEIRNMAKEIVYNWLNKIMKEDEY
- a CDS encoding structural maintenance of chromosomes protein 4 (SMC4) codes for the protein MKLVLESLTIKNFKSYKGEHFINNIDKSFTAIVGPNGSGKSNIIDSILFVLGFRAKKMRHTQLTDLIYNDGKKESSCFVKLTFNKFTIKREININKTSKYFLNDKEISNNDLIKKMMKEGIDMEHNRFLILQGEIESIAMLKPKEGLLEFLEDIIETSKYKIEIDKLIEETKNMEENNLTIQNNLKFIKTEFDHINELKKQNEEILIHKLKTNEYLKELKNLNLEKLKRNLHKQEEKEKEVKNQIEKLKDLNIENNELLKTLENEHKKIEKLLKNKEEIYLNFKREYKIKERNNIMQKDLKNKLEKQIKNLKNDFNSIKAKIEMKNKENEIFNKELKDNENELKILIKNREELKSKQNEEHEKINKKYFKDFEKLKNQEDKLTELIQTKSKENQKNLKYKLEINKYKEEEKILKDDIKNIETTLQNFINENNYDKEYISKDKLKEELRELEKDIQKTQQEIQKRKTRYNEVYQREENNKKEKELLNNFKNIKGVIGRLSDIGEVDEKYNLALKISCSRLNNIVVDTTQTAEKCIEIIKKENLQRSTFIILEKIQEIPKLEKFDLPYMFDLVKCDKKYKKCFYFSLTDTLLAEDLNKAQSYAFNKSRKRVVTLDGKLIEKSGIMTGGKYHEKIKNFKDVEKALEKMLNIKNTKLSNLKKIEDYENIKILKIKLKDKNEELKNLIFNLKNLSDNFKEFNYDEEIQNIKNEISNFKKIINKNYDTSLQGNLQICNEKIELLENRNQEIKIFLSEEIESISNKEKELEDKIYEFNEIRILDISELKNKMIVEEKSFQEINEDFKNIQENLNKLKIQMGDEYHIEIDLKNQYEDIEEEMNKIKKEMNEEKEQLRIIKEEICHHTKYLHKDEKYVNFEDKVEIDANEETKSNEINKSNEETKSNEINKIENNMTNEINKIENNMTNETNKIENKSNETNKIENSDDHCRFDSLKMEDIEDFLRKIKKKLKRLNEERNNKEVDFLIFDEFKKTKSSYDKVASEFNLQMSKYETKKKQVDEIKKTRFDEFMSGLNKINFFLKEIYKKLTYGGNAELELIDYLDPFSDGIRLAVMPPKKCWKSVSNLSGGEKTLSSLSLIFALHKFKPSPFYVMDEIDAALDFRNVSIISQYIKEMSKSSQFVVISLRNDMFEISKTVLGVYKVNNVSKFLMINVEEMRNKILINV